One part of the Amaranthus tricolor cultivar Red isolate AtriRed21 chromosome 16, ASM2621246v1, whole genome shotgun sequence genome encodes these proteins:
- the LOC130802155 gene encoding biogenesis of lysosome-related organelles complex 1 subunit 2: MSEKEVSNEQQQHHQSDELADALDDLFNGVSTMIKSELQGTNNLLELLEKMNLRVAEEYSSYGDVASGLRVFVEQLKRKSGSFEEYTQQIDAIDQQVTEFEAVISMLDKYVSMLEKKVQSAYQIPPA; encoded by the exons ATGTCGGAAAAAGAGGTCAGCAATGAACAACAGCAACACCATCAATCTGACGAACTTGCCGATGCTCTTGACGATCTCTTCAATGGAGTTTCCACCATGATCAAGTCTGAGCTTCAG GGCACAAACAACCTACTTGAACTTTTGGAGAAAATGAATCTCAGGGTGGCAGAAGAGTACAGTAGTTATGGTGACGTTGCTTCTGGTTTGAGGGTATTTGTGGAGCAGTTAAAGCGCAAGAGTGGTAGCTTTGAAGAGTACACTCAACAGATTGATGCTATAGATCAACAGGTGACAGAATTCGAAGCTGTAATTTCGATGCTTGATAAATATGTTTCTATGTTGGAAAAGAAAGTGCAATCTGCCTATCAGATTCCTCCGGCATAA
- the LOC130802157 gene encoding amino acid transporter AVT6A-like — protein sequence MTIGNMESKRGRKTRKGKQIPNENAPLLPTKRHDESGFDEFDGASFSGAVFNLSTTIIGAGIMALPATMKILGLGLGIFMIIFMAFLTERSIDMLLKFSRAGKSSSYGDVMGDAFGKVGRILLQVSVLVNNIGVLIVYMIIIGDVLSGTSSSGTHHAGVLEGWFGDHWWNGRFFVLLITTICVFAPLACFKRIDSLRYTSALSVGLAVVFLVIMAGIAVIKLISGTVMMPRLLPDITDLNSFWKLFTVVPVLVTAYICHYNVHSIDNELEDSSQIKPVVRAALGLCSSVYVMTSLFGFLLFGDGTLDDVLANFDTDLGIPYGAVLNDAVRVSYAAHLMLVFPIVFYPLRLNMDGLCFPSSEPLVNSNKRFSLITTVLMVLIFLGATFIPSIWDAFQFTGATAAVCLGFIFPASITLKDRYAISASKERYLAILMIVLAVFSNAVAIYSDAYALIKKNSVASEK from the exons atgacaatTGGTAATATGGAGTCTAAAAGAGGGAGGAAAACAAGAAAAGGGAAGCAAATCCCGAATGAAAATGCCCCTTTACTACCCACCAAAAGACATGATGAATCTGGGTTTGATGAATTTGATGGTGCTTCATTTTCTGGGGCAGTTTTTAATTTGTCAACTACTATTATTGGTGCTGGAATTATGGCTCTACCAGCTACTATGAAGATTTTAGGCCTTGGTCTTGGGATTTTTATGATCATTTTTATGGCTTTTTTGACTGAGAGATCAATTGATATGCTGCTGAAATTTAGTAGGGCAGGAAAATCTTCATCTTATGGTGATGTTATGGGAGATGCTTTTGGAAAAGTTGGTAGAATTTTGCTGCAAGTTTCTGTTTTAGTTAATAATATTGGTGTTCTTATAGTTTACATGATTATCATAG GTGATGTGCTATCAGGAACATCTTCCAGTGGAACTCACCATGCTGGTGTATTGGAAGGTTGGTTTGGAGATCATTGGTGGAATGGCCGGTTCTTTGTTCTTCTTATCACAACTATTTGTGTGTTTGCTCCTTTGGCTTGCTTCAAGCGCATTG ATTCTTTAAGATATACATCTGCATTATCAGTTGGACTGGCTGTTGTATTTCTTGTAATTATGGCCGGAATTGCCGTTATCAAATTGATAAGCGGAACTGTGATGATGCCAAGATTACTTCCTGACATTACTGATTTGAACTCGTTTTGGAAACTCTTCACTGTCGTACCTGTTCTTGTCACAGCATATATTTGTCACTACAATG TTCACTCAATAGACAATGAACTCGAGGATTCTAGCCAAATCAAACCTGTTGTTCGAGCAGCGCTTGGTCTCTGTTCTTCTGTGTACGTAATGACAAGTTTATTCGGGTTTCTTCTGTTCGGGGATGGAACTCTGGATGATGTCCTTGCAAATTTTGATACTGACCTTGGAATACCATATGGTGCCGTTCTGAATGATGCTGTTCGTGTCAGTTATGCTGCACACCTGATGCTTGTTTTCCCGATTGTATTTTACCCATTGAGGCTCAATATGGACGGCCTTTGCTTCCCCTCATCAGAGCCTTTGGTTAACAGCAATAAGAGATTTTCACTGATTACCACGGTGCTTATGGTTCTCATATTCCTTGGAGCAACTTTCATACCGAGCATCTGGGATGCTTTTCAATTCACTGGAGCAACCGCTGCAGTTTGTCTTGGATTCATCTTTCCCGCTTCGATTACCTTAAA GGATCGGTATGCCATTTCCGCAAGCAAAGAAAGATACCTTGCCATTCTGATGATTGTACTTGCAGTGTTCTCAAACGCAGTGGCGATATACAGTGATGCCTATGCATTAATCAAGAAAAATTCCGTAGCCAGTGAAAAGTGA